In the genome of Cydia strobilella chromosome Z, ilCydStro3.1, whole genome shotgun sequence, one region contains:
- the LOC134754453 gene encoding peptidyl-prolyl cis-trans isomerase Fkbp12-like, translating to MPFYYLLFAMGVDIEVLSPGNGSTYPKPGQTVVVHYTGTLADGKQFDCSRERGQPFKFTLGKGDVIKGWDRGIPKMSVGERARLICSPDYGYGSRGHPGVIPANSTLVFDVELLHVE from the exons atgcctttttattacttattgttCGCAATGGGCGTCGATATTGAAGTTCTTAGTCCTGGAAACG GATCTACATATCCCAAGCCGGGTCAAACTGTAGTGGTCCATTACACGGGTACCTTAGCTGATGGAAAGCAGTTCGACTGTTCTAGAGAGCGTGGGCAACCTTTTAAGTTTACGCTCGGCAAAGGAGATGTGATCAAGGGATGGGACAGAGGTATACCAAAG ATGTCAGTAGGTGAGAGGGCCCGATTAATCTGCTCGCCTGACTATGGCTATGGTTCTAGAGGCCACCCGGGGGTTATCCCAGCAAACTCCactttagtatttgatgttgaACTGCTTCATGTTGAATAG